CAATCAGGGCAGCGAAAATACAAATCCTGATGCCAATGCCGAAACGCAAACAGGTGATTCTACCGATATGGCAGGTGCAGAGATGCGTCCCGAAGTTATCACCGACATCATTCAGTCTATTCCTTCGCCTTTGGAGGTTTCTTATCTTATCAAAGAAATTGGCACCAGCTACCACCGCGACGCTTTGAACAATTCCGAATCGGTAGACCAATACACCAACAACTATAAAATGGCGTTGAACTTGGGCATTTATAGTACAGATTTGGGCTATGCCAACATCTACGACAAAAACCAAGATGCACTCAACTACCTCAATGCTGTTAAAAAATTGGCAGATGGCTTGCGTATCGGTGAATTTTTTGATTATAGCACCATCAGAAAATTGATGCAAAACAACGGCAACTTAGATTCGCTCCTACAACAAACTACAAGCAATTTCGAGAAAATTAACAACGAACTAAACCGTCAGAAACGCGAGTATTTGAGTATTCTTATCCTGACAGGTGGCTGGTTGGAAGCTAACTACCTCACCACTTTGGTCTATAAGGAAAGCAAAAATGAGAAGCTCAAAGAAAAAATTGGAGAGCAAAAAATCGTTTTGGACAAGATTTTGCAGGTATTGAAAGTGTATCGTAGCAAACAAAATTTCAGCGGTTTTATCGCCGATATGGAAGAATTGAAACGTGCCTACGATAATGTTACCATCAATATTAAGGTGGGACAGCCCAAAATGGAACTAATTGGCAATGAAATTGTAATGACTGATACGAATGAAACGGTGGTTACGATTACAGACCAAGATGTAGATAAAATTGCCAGCTTGGTACAATCTATCCGCGATAAGCTCATTAAGTAACGAACGGTTGAATAGAGCTTTTCTTTTGTTGATTTCAACAGACTTTTCTATAAAATCCTAATTCCTATTTCTTTTCTAATCGTCAGAAAAATATTCGTTATATGAAACATTTGTTTGTCTTATTCTGCGCCCTCTTTTTGGTAGCTTTTGCTTCGCAAAATGCGCAAGCCCAATGTAATGCCGAGTTGTATACCAACTTAGCCCTCCGCCAGCTCGCGCCCGGCTATACTTTCGTCAAAAGCTACCGCATAGACGGAAAAGATGGGCAGCGCAAGAAAATTGAATATACTTGCGTGTTTAGCAAGGATACCAACTATATGCTCCGCATGGCGGGCAAAGATGGCGGCGCACGTGGCTTAGTCGCAACCCTTTATGATGCGAAACGCGCTCAACTTACGTCAAGCTATTACAACAACAAATTTTATGATGGCTGGACTTACAAGTGCAACGCAACAGGTATCTACTACCTTAGCTTCACTTTCCAAGATTCGCAGAGCTACTGTGGAGCAGCCGTCTTAGGCTTCCGCAGATAAGCGCGAAAAAAGTATCCTAAAAGTAGGTAGAAAGAAAAGTTTGTCCTTTACCTCTTTTTCACGATATAAAGGAAAGGCTGCCCCCAAAGGGCAGCTTTTTGTGTGAGAACGGATTAGAAAAGTTTATGACTTCGCGTTTTTAAATAGTTTTCTATCAAAATTGGTTTGGGCAATCTTTCCAACACTTCGAGCGAAGCCCAAAAATAAGGAGCTTCTGTATTTATTTCTGCCTCAATTTCTATTTCGTAAAAGCGAACCCAAAGGGTACGATGTGTAAGTTGATGCTTGTAAGTTTGGGTAGGATAGCGTATTTGCGCCGTATTCAAAAGGGCAGAGCAGGCAGTTTGTAGAGATTCGGGTAGTCTTTGTACGATTTGCGCGGTAAAATTATCCGAATTGATGAAATCGTCTTGGCTTTCAATTAGCACAAAATCGTGTAAGCCCTGCCAAATGTCGTTTTCTTGGCGCAATTTGCAAAGCATTTGGCTCTGACATTTAAACACCAAATAGTGGAAATACTGTGTCTTGATTTTTGTTTTCTTGATTTTTAGGGGTAGCAAGTGCTGTTTTTTTTCTTGAAAGGCATAACAATTTGTCTGCAAGCCGCAATTTTGACAAGCGGGCGAAAGCGGCGTGCAGTGCAGTGCGCCAAACTCCATAATCGCCTGATTATGAACCGAATAGCTCCCTTTTTTTTCAAAAACCGCTCCTTCGAGTAGCGTTTGGGCGGCAAGGGTAAAGATTTTTTTCGCTTTGGGGCTGGCAATATCCTCCTCAATTCCCAAAAAACGCGACACCACACGAAAAACATTCCCATCTAAGACGGCTACTTTTTCATCGAAGGCAAAGGAAGCAATGGCAGCCGCCGTATAAGTACCCACACCTTTGAGTGCCAAAAGCGATTCGTAGTTTTGGGGGAAAATGCCACCAAGTTCTTGGGCGATAAACTTTGCCGTTTGGTGTAAATTTCGCGCACGCGAGTAATAGCCCAAACCCTGCCAAAGGCGCAAAACTTGCTGCTCTTCGGCGGCGGCTAAATCGGAAACAGTGGGAAAGGCGGCGACAAATTTTTCATAATAAGGCAGCCCCTGCACTACGCGCGTCTGCTGTAAAATGATTTCGGAAAGCCAAATTTTATAGGGGTCTTGCGTCTTGCGCCAAGGCAAATCGCGCTTATTTTTTGCAAACCAACTTTGCAAATACGCACTAAAAAGGGGGGCGAGCGCAGTCCATCGCGCTTTTTTTTCGGTAGTAGTGTCCAAATCTTCCTTTTTCACAGAGCTAAACTTTTACTCCCATAACTAAAATATCATCAACTTGGTTGTGTTTCAGACCGCGCCAATTTTGGAGTTCGGTTTCTAAAATACGGGCTTGGGTGTCAAAATCTTCGGTGTGAATTTTGGTGAGGAGCTTTTTAAAATTGCCTGTCATATATTTTTTGCCCAATTCGCCACCAAATTGGTCTTGAAAACCATCTGAAAAGAGGTAAAAAGTAGTGGGGCTTGCGATAGAAATTTGGGTCTGGCTAAATTCGCTTTGATGCTCACGTGCGTCGCCCCCGATAGGCATTTTATCGCCCTTCAAGACTTCTAAGTTGCCGTTTTGAAAGTAGTAGAGCGGATTTTTCGCACCTGCAAAGGTTAGGGTTTGGGCTTTTTTGTCGAGGACGACCAACGCCAAGTCCATGCCATCTCTATTTTGGGTCTGATTCTGGTGCAAAGCATTTTGAATCCCCTTATTGAGTTGAGTCAGGATTTTGGCAGGCTCTACAATCTTGCGCTCCTTTACAACCCTACTCAAAATTTCATTTCCTATCATAGACATAAACGCCCCCGGCACGCCATGCCCTGTGCAGTCGACGGCGGCTAAGATGGTCTTTTCGTTTCCTTCCTTGTCCTGTAAATGGTGGAAAAAATAGAAATCGCCCGAAACAAGGTCGCGTGGGCGGAAAAACACAAAACTTTCGGGCAGAACGGCGCGAATGTCGGCTACCGTCGGTAGCATGGCTTCTTGTATGCGCTTGGCATAGGTGATGCTGGCGGTAATGTCGCGATTTTTATGCTCAATTTCATCTAAGGCTATCGCCAATTTGCGATTTTGGGAGAGAATTTCACGCTGTTGAAGGCTAATTTCTTGATTCTTTTGTTTCAAAACGAAGTTGGCGGCTTTCTTTTGCTGTTTGCTGCGATAGACAAAAAAGGAGGCTATCACTACCAAAATCAAAACGGCACTTGTTCCCAAAATCCATAGCCTTTGTCGGGCAATTTGTTGCTCATTTTCAGCCTGCTGTTTTGCAAATTTGGCATCTTTGAGTTCGGTTTCTTGTTCTAAAACGCGCATGGCAAGCTCTTGTTTCGAATAATTTGCCTCTAAACGCGAAAGGGCATCATCTTTGGCGGCTACTTTTTGTTTTTCCTTCTTGATTTCGGCTTCTTTTAAAATTACCATCAAATCGGCTTTCTCTTTTTCGGCTTCTAAAAGGGCGGCTCGTAGGCGTTCTTGTTCGGCTTGTTCTTTTACGCTTTCTATTTTTTTGCGCTGTGAAAGTTCGTGAAAACCGCGATACATATCGAAGTAGTAGCGTGTTTTTTCCGAATCGCCCGCCTTTTCGTAGGTTTCGGCAAGCATGCCATAACAGCTTTTCATTTGCTCTACATCATTGGTTTCCTTTGCCAAATCTAAGGCTTCGGTTAGAAGGGCGGCAGCTTCATTGTGGCGTTTGAGGTTGTTCAAAACGACCGAAGAATTGATAAGCGAGGAAATAAGGGTTTGCTTGGCAGCTCCTTTTCGTCTGATTTTGAGGCTTTTATCGAAATAAAAATGGGCAGAGTCGTATTTTTCCAAATCGGCGTAGATAGTTCCCATGTTGCTATAAATGCCTGCAATGCCTGTTTGGTTATCTACTTTTTGGTTTAAATCGAGCGATTTTTTGAAGTGCTGAATGGCAGGGGCATATTCCTTTTTTTCCCAATGAATCAGGGCGGCTTTATTGAGAAAATCGCTTGCTCCTCTAAAATCGCCTTCTTGTTGTCTTTTGGCGGCAGCTTCC
This Hugenholtzia roseola DSM 9546 DNA region includes the following protein-coding sequences:
- the mutY gene encoding A/G-specific adenine glycosylase: MKKEDLDTTTEKKARWTALAPLFSAYLQSWFAKNKRDLPWRKTQDPYKIWLSEIILQQTRVVQGLPYYEKFVAAFPTVSDLAAAEEQQVLRLWQGLGYYSRARNLHQTAKFIAQELGGIFPQNYESLLALKGVGTYTAAAIASFAFDEKVAVLDGNVFRVVSRFLGIEEDIASPKAKKIFTLAAQTLLEGAVFEKKGSYSVHNQAIMEFGALHCTPLSPACQNCGLQTNCYAFQEKKQHLLPLKIKKTKIKTQYFHYLVFKCQSQMLCKLRQENDIWQGLHDFVLIESQDDFINSDNFTAQIVQRLPESLQTACSALLNTAQIRYPTQTYKHQLTHRTLWVRFYEIEIEAEINTEAPYFWASLEVLERLPKPILIENYLKTRSHKLF
- a CDS encoding tetratricopeptide repeat protein yields the protein MIFSTPFFWRVFYVSIFFLCLKGSVSLFAQPQFFTADGQKLTVEMCLEAAAKRQQEGDFRGASDFLNKAALIHWEKKEYAPAIQHFKKSLDLNQKVDNQTGIAGIYSNMGTIYADLEKYDSAHFYFDKSLKIRRKGAAKQTLISSLINSSVVLNNLKRHNEAAALLTEALDLAKETNDVEQMKSCYGMLAETYEKAGDSEKTRYYFDMYRGFHELSQRKKIESVKEQAEQERLRAALLEAEKEKADLMVILKEAEIKKEKQKVAAKDDALSRLEANYSKQELAMRVLEQETELKDAKFAKQQAENEQQIARQRLWILGTSAVLILVVIASFFVYRSKQQKKAANFVLKQKNQEISLQQREILSQNRKLAIALDEIEHKNRDITASITYAKRIQEAMLPTVADIRAVLPESFVFFRPRDLVSGDFYFFHHLQDKEGNEKTILAAVDCTGHGVPGAFMSMIGNEILSRVVKERKIVEPAKILTQLNKGIQNALHQNQTQNRDGMDLALVVLDKKAQTLTFAGAKNPLYYFQNGNLEVLKGDKMPIGGDAREHQSEFSQTQISIASPTTFYLFSDGFQDQFGGELGKKYMTGNFKKLLTKIHTEDFDTQARILETELQNWRGLKHNQVDDILVMGVKV